Proteins encoded together in one Actinomycetes bacterium window:
- a CDS encoding ABC transporter ATP-binding protein: MTTNAWTLQGVAADLDRKRVLTDVNLEISQGTVTAIIGASGAGKSTLLKVLAEQIQPTAGEVNGELCGGDYPIHGQDWSSRTGAARLAEIDHLLEQSPAALLLDEPTKAIAPEVTAAIHDRLLAAADEGMTAVLVTHEHRWVERSLASAVVVTDGNCRNTPVADIDFLAIQHATMERLRG, from the coding sequence GTGACCACTAACGCTTGGACGCTGCAAGGCGTCGCCGCTGACCTTGACCGCAAGCGGGTGCTGACCGACGTCAATCTGGAGATTTCGCAAGGCACGGTCACCGCAATCATCGGTGCCTCCGGTGCGGGGAAAAGCACCCTACTGAAGGTGCTCGCCGAGCAGATCCAGCCCACAGCCGGAGAGGTCAACGGGGAACTTTGTGGCGGCGATTATCCGATCCATGGTCAAGATTGGTCGTCTCGAACCGGCGCCGCTCGGCTAGCCGAGATCGATCACCTGCTCGAGCAATCGCCGGCCGCGCTCCTGCTGGATGAGCCCACCAAAGCCATCGCACCAGAGGTCACCGCCGCGATCCACGACCGGCTGCTGGCCGCAGCCGATGAGGGGATGACGGCAGTACTGGTGACGCATGAACATCGATGGGTGGAGCGGTCACTAGCTAGCGCCGTTGTCGTGACTGATGGCAACTGCCGGAATACTCCCGTGGCTGATATCGACTTCCTCGCGATTCAGCACGCCACCATGGAACGACTGCGTGGCTAG
- a CDS encoding ATP-binding cassette domain-containing protein gives MASISDSSLRRVMAAMSERDAILLTDATTAASLDAGVADIFVKADSGTLVPLVTLTAPALVPGADHTSLLVVPRIGASISRTTISGTPDASKYLESLAAVNYQTGSDLADFYQQTVTAYFTERRNISQQAYQADTKNLDRSYRRAALAIKNPSEDLDEPADDSLTAVIRLVGEFEGFTVRRPVSTPKDSDLMQQLQGIAHASGIRVRPVKLTGNWQQPRAHAFLALDQSLNDGTPVALIPGGKGYLLRTGPLDPGTPLTPDRAADLNENAMQFYPTLDRDRPVTSRDVARLAVSGMRREWLWTIGLAAVVAVIGLLTPILTNVVLGSIVPNQDTNLLVQAGVALTAAALAAGVFSFVQYRAMSRISQRAIERVQTAFWDRVLAMPVAFFQKFSSGDLSVRVMAVDAFQQIINVQVIGGVLAAVFALVNIGLMFYYDFALGLAGLVVIIVTVVIGIFAVRTVQKLYWQSITAQLTSTSWVIQVLSGISKVRLAGATTRMQGRYLDLVRDQVVAISRMTNVFGKVQGWTLFATSFATALFIFMIKTRSGPGTPDVSSATFLALLSAFGASFGALTALTSVLLPIGSAAPIFRLLRPIMDDVPAVTSDKSDPGRLTGDIQLTKVRYRYEKNTPIVLDNLSFHVKPGEMVALTGPSGSGKSTTIRLLLGFDSPEDGQILFDERPLSDLDPDLVRRQMGVVVQNGQIMRATMMQNIMGGAGYDEGAAWQAAESAALADDIRAMPMGMHTLVDPSLISGGQAQRILLARALVRNPSIIIMDEATSALDNVAQAKVTAAMNALGATRIIVAHRLSTIESADRILVIDAGRVVEEGTYTELMAKKGEFAKLAKRDLTGFHEDQAEAAGGDSPPAAPADDDSAGTTGEATHQKDSTSAASGGGGGDHKKSASKNKSKSAAGDTTENAKSSSDQSAGSKKTSSKSADGSSTKAAKHAKAEPSPESQSDSTDSTDSTDADSSSATDDASDH, from the coding sequence ATGGCGAGTATTTCCGACTCGTCGCTGAGGCGGGTGATGGCGGCAATGTCGGAACGTGATGCCATCCTGCTGACCGATGCGACAACCGCCGCATCACTCGATGCCGGAGTTGCTGACATCTTTGTCAAAGCTGATTCCGGAACCTTGGTGCCGTTGGTGACGTTGACTGCTCCTGCACTAGTGCCGGGAGCCGATCACACGAGTTTGCTGGTGGTGCCGCGTATCGGTGCCAGCATCAGCCGTACAACAATCAGCGGTACTCCTGATGCCAGCAAATACCTGGAATCACTGGCCGCGGTGAACTATCAGACTGGCTCAGATCTTGCCGACTTCTACCAACAAACAGTCACTGCCTACTTCACCGAGCGACGAAACATCAGCCAGCAGGCCTACCAAGCTGACACCAAGAACCTGGATCGGTCCTACCGCCGAGCGGCATTGGCCATCAAGAATCCATCCGAGGATCTCGACGAGCCCGCCGATGACTCGCTCACGGCGGTGATTCGACTGGTCGGTGAATTCGAAGGGTTCACCGTTCGTCGGCCGGTGAGCACCCCGAAAGACAGCGACCTGATGCAGCAACTCCAAGGGATTGCTCATGCCTCCGGGATCAGGGTCCGGCCGGTGAAGCTGACCGGGAACTGGCAGCAGCCTCGAGCTCACGCCTTCTTGGCTCTCGACCAGTCACTGAACGACGGCACCCCGGTGGCGTTGATCCCAGGCGGCAAGGGATACCTCCTTCGCACCGGCCCGCTCGACCCGGGTACGCCGCTGACACCCGACCGAGCTGCGGACCTGAACGAAAATGCGATGCAGTTCTACCCAACCCTGGATCGCGATCGGCCAGTGACCAGCAGGGATGTGGCCCGGCTGGCAGTTTCAGGTATGCGGCGGGAATGGCTGTGGACCATCGGTCTGGCTGCGGTCGTGGCCGTTATCGGCCTGTTGACTCCGATCCTGACCAACGTTGTCCTCGGCTCCATCGTCCCCAACCAAGACACCAACCTGCTGGTTCAGGCAGGGGTGGCACTGACTGCGGCTGCGCTAGCCGCCGGGGTCTTCTCCTTCGTGCAGTACCGAGCCATGTCTCGAATCTCCCAGCGCGCTATCGAGCGGGTGCAGACTGCCTTCTGGGATCGAGTACTCGCTATGCCGGTGGCGTTTTTCCAGAAGTTCTCCTCCGGTGACCTCTCCGTACGAGTCATGGCCGTGGACGCCTTCCAACAGATCATCAACGTGCAGGTGATCGGCGGTGTACTCGCCGCGGTCTTCGCCCTGGTCAACATCGGTTTGATGTTCTACTACGATTTTGCGCTCGGGCTGGCCGGGCTAGTCGTCATTATCGTGACCGTGGTCATCGGGATCTTTGCGGTTCGGACAGTGCAAAAGCTGTACTGGCAATCCATCACCGCACAGTTGACCTCGACCTCTTGGGTCATCCAGGTGCTGTCGGGCATCAGTAAGGTGCGTCTTGCGGGAGCCACGACCAGAATGCAGGGCCGCTATCTCGATCTGGTCCGCGATCAGGTTGTGGCCATCTCGCGGATGACCAATGTCTTCGGAAAAGTCCAAGGGTGGACACTGTTCGCCACCAGTTTCGCCACCGCCCTGTTCATTTTCATGATTAAGACCCGATCCGGGCCGGGGACCCCTGACGTCTCATCCGCAACCTTCCTCGCGCTGCTCAGCGCGTTCGGCGCGAGTTTCGGTGCACTGACCGCGCTGACCTCAGTCCTGCTCCCCATTGGTTCGGCTGCACCAATTTTCCGACTATTGCGCCCGATCATGGACGACGTCCCGGCGGTAACCTCCGACAAGTCCGATCCCGGTCGATTGACCGGTGACATTCAGCTCACCAAGGTCCGCTATCGGTACGAGAAGAACACCCCCATCGTGCTGGACAACCTGAGCTTTCATGTCAAGCCCGGCGAAATGGTTGCCCTTACCGGCCCCTCCGGCTCGGGAAAATCCACCACGATCCGGTTGTTGCTGGGTTTTGACTCACCAGAGGACGGCCAAATCCTCTTTGACGAACGTCCGCTGTCCGACCTAGATCCAGATCTCGTGCGCCGACAGATGGGGGTCGTGGTGCAGAACGGTCAGATCATGCGGGCAACCATGATGCAGAACATCATGGGTGGCGCTGGTTATGACGAAGGGGCCGCGTGGCAGGCTGCAGAATCAGCGGCGCTGGCTGATGACATCCGGGCGATGCCGATGGGGATGCACACCCTGGTCGATCCATCGCTGATTTCCGGCGGTCAGGCGCAGCGCATTCTGTTGGCTCGGGCGTTGGTGCGAAATCCCTCGATCATCATCATGGATGAGGCCACCAGTGCGCTGGACAATGTCGCACAGGCGAAAGTCACCGCCGCGATGAACGCACTGGGTGCGACTCGAATCATTGTTGCTCACCGTCTCTCCACTATCGAGAGCGCTGACCGAATCCTGGTGATTGATGCCGGTCGCGTGGTCGAAGAGGGCACCTACACCGAACTCATGGCCAAGAAGGGCGAGTTCGCCAAACTGGCTAAGCGAGATCTCACCGGCTTCCACGAGGACCAAGCCGAGGCGGCAGGTGGTGATTCACCTCCTGCTGCTCCCGCCGACGACGACTCGGCTGGCACAACCGGCGAGGCCACCCATCAGAAGGACTCGACCAGCGCTGCCAGCGGTGGCGGTGGCGGTGACCATAAGAAGAGCGCGAGTAAGAATAAGAGTAAGTCTGCTGCCGGGGATACCACCGAGAACGCGAAGTCATCATCCGATCAGTCAGCCGGCTCAAAGAAAACCAGCAGCAAGTCAGCGGACGGGTCGAGCACCAAGGCCGCTAAGCACGCCAAGGCCGAACCCTCGCCCGAGTCGCAGTCCGACAGCACCGACAGCACCGACAGCACCGACGCTGATTCATCCTCGGCCACTGACGACGCCAGTGACCACTAA